The following are encoded together in the bacterium genome:
- a CDS encoding SLBB domain-containing protein, protein MGRRWTIAARVVLGLALATGCGAGRPAPVPTAPPATADAGHLDAETRGRLAALAAGRTATGAAGGYRIGPDDLLDVRIPDLLAGSPRSEGGRPGQALAEAPVMQQGFRVGADGLVQLPLLGPVPAAGRAPAELEAELRHLLRARGLLRDPQPSVLVAEYRSRVVSVVGAVERPGQYPLTRPDATLADVVWAAGGPAKDAGRVLELTPVGPDGAPAETPIRIDLDLVHAAAPEGVGLANPRMRPGDVVRLPAAGNVHVDGWVDKPGSYPVTRGLTLRGALAAAGGRMYPADSSAVRVQRTTAPGRQETLVVDMNAVAAGTAPDVPLHDGDVVQVEPSVVRLVPYGVWEATKTLLHVGGSIPLF, encoded by the coding sequence GCGGCGCGGGTCGTCCTGGGACTCGCGCTGGCGACCGGCTGCGGGGCGGGGCGCCCCGCGCCGGTCCCCACCGCGCCGCCGGCGACGGCGGACGCGGGGCATCTCGACGCGGAGACGCGCGGCCGTCTCGCCGCGCTCGCCGCCGGCCGCACCGCGACGGGCGCGGCCGGCGGCTATCGCATCGGGCCGGACGATCTCCTCGACGTGCGCATCCCCGACCTGCTCGCAGGCTCGCCGCGCTCGGAGGGGGGGCGGCCGGGCCAGGCGCTCGCCGAGGCGCCGGTGATGCAGCAGGGGTTCCGCGTCGGCGCGGACGGGCTCGTGCAGCTGCCGCTGCTCGGTCCCGTGCCGGCCGCGGGGCGCGCGCCGGCCGAGCTCGAAGCCGAGCTGCGCCATCTGCTGCGGGCGCGCGGGCTGCTGCGCGATCCGCAGCCGAGCGTGCTGGTCGCCGAGTATCGCAGCCGCGTGGTGTCGGTCGTCGGCGCCGTCGAGCGGCCCGGGCAGTACCCGCTGACCCGGCCCGACGCGACCCTCGCCGACGTGGTCTGGGCCGCGGGCGGCCCGGCGAAGGACGCCGGCCGCGTGCTCGAGCTGACCCCGGTCGGCCCGGACGGCGCGCCGGCCGAGACGCCGATCCGCATCGACCTCGACCTCGTGCACGCGGCGGCGCCCGAGGGCGTCGGGCTGGCGAATCCGCGCATGCGGCCGGGCGACGTCGTGCGCCTGCCGGCCGCGGGCAACGTGCACGTCGACGGCTGGGTCGACAAGCCCGGCAGCTACCCGGTGACGCGCGGTCTCACCCTGCGCGGCGCGCTCGCCGCCGCCGGCGGCCGCATGTACCCCGCCGACTCGAGCGCGGTGCGCGTGCAGCGCACGACCGCGCCCGGACGCCAGGAGACGCTCGTCGTCGACATGAACGCGGTCGCCGCCGGCACCGCGCCCGACGTGCCGTTGCACGACGGCGACGTCGTGCAGGTGGAGCCGTCCGTCGTGCGGCTCGTGCCCTACGGCGTCTGGGAAGCGACCAAGACGCTGCTCCACGTCGGCGGGTCGATCCCGCTCTTCTGA
- a CDS encoding polysaccharide biosynthesis tyrosine autokinase: protein MPTTMPTVAAPPPAPDVLDAEFTDAPPRHLRDHLRVLVKYRWLAGTLCGLVLGATVLWTLATPRQYAATARLQVTRESPIQLRLAENVLDLEGQDRAVGGGSSFLATQVAVLQSRDLAERVLRTYAADGEATAATPLADRPGLLALGGRLLAAVRPRGWEEDGTPAGGDAGAGGGEPTPAQLDRYRDWLSVREVRGTDLVEVRFTTPSARLSAFLAGAHAQAYLDANEEVRLAANATAKDFLGRQLEEARGRVEQAEAALSTFAAAHPEVAVSEEHKLLPQRLAELTTGVTKAERTRVGLESRYGFLSDPAADPLAFFLDRAGVQKVRLAELEVRAEEAALATRLGPNHPQIVELGRHAAALQRQLRGEVEREVSGVRQQWEAARRKEAALRAVVTHQESDAIALRELGARYELLRRDADTAHALHRSLLMQQLETGVHSELAASNVRIVERPEVPMAPSSPNVPLALALGLAGGVVVAVGAAFACEYFDSSLKSGAEVSEALALAPLATIPNFAAARRSASAAGLSARAGGGLLPAPDGPGPELVVVHEPASVVAEAFRALRTAVLFSAAAETPRVLLVTSAGAGEGKTVSSLNLATTLADAGARVCVVDVDLRRPACHRALRLTNERGLSTVLSGQAGLEDVLRTLPSPRLDVLTAGPTPPNPAEMVGSARMRALLQTLRERYDFVVLDSPPTLPVTDSVILARDADGVVLVVKGHDTPRELARRARDLLAASGAHLLGAVVNNVDLGWGELGYYQRYYGYHRVEEVAA from the coding sequence ATGCCCACCACGATGCCCACCGTCGCGGCGCCGCCGCCGGCGCCCGACGTCCTCGACGCCGAGTTCACCGACGCGCCGCCGCGCCATCTGCGCGACCACCTGCGCGTCCTCGTGAAGTATCGCTGGCTCGCCGGCACGCTGTGCGGGCTCGTGCTCGGCGCGACCGTGCTCTGGACGCTGGCGACGCCGCGCCAGTATGCGGCCACCGCCCGCCTCCAGGTGACGCGCGAGTCGCCGATCCAGCTGCGCCTCGCCGAGAACGTCCTCGACCTCGAAGGACAGGACCGCGCCGTCGGCGGCGGCTCGAGCTTCCTCGCGACGCAGGTCGCGGTGCTCCAGAGCCGCGACCTGGCCGAGCGCGTGCTGCGCACCTACGCCGCCGACGGCGAGGCCACCGCGGCGACGCCGCTCGCCGACCGTCCGGGGCTGCTCGCCCTGGGCGGCCGCCTCCTCGCCGCGGTGCGACCGCGCGGCTGGGAGGAGGACGGCACGCCGGCGGGCGGCGACGCGGGCGCCGGCGGCGGCGAGCCGACGCCGGCGCAGCTCGACCGCTATCGCGACTGGCTGTCGGTGCGCGAGGTGCGGGGCACCGACCTCGTCGAGGTGCGCTTCACGACGCCGAGCGCGCGCCTGTCGGCGTTCCTCGCCGGCGCGCACGCGCAGGCCTACCTCGACGCCAACGAGGAGGTGCGCCTCGCCGCCAACGCGACGGCGAAGGACTTCCTCGGGCGCCAGCTCGAGGAGGCGCGCGGGCGCGTCGAGCAGGCCGAGGCGGCGCTGTCGACGTTCGCCGCCGCGCATCCCGAGGTCGCGGTGAGCGAGGAGCACAAGCTCCTGCCGCAGCGGCTCGCCGAGCTCACCACCGGCGTCACCAAGGCGGAGCGCACGCGCGTCGGGCTCGAGAGCCGCTACGGCTTCCTCTCCGATCCGGCCGCCGATCCGCTCGCCTTCTTCCTCGACCGTGCCGGCGTGCAGAAGGTCCGCCTCGCCGAGCTCGAGGTGCGGGCCGAGGAGGCGGCGCTGGCGACGCGGCTCGGGCCGAACCATCCGCAGATCGTCGAGCTCGGACGGCACGCCGCCGCGCTCCAGCGCCAGCTGCGCGGCGAGGTCGAGCGCGAGGTGTCGGGCGTGCGCCAGCAGTGGGAGGCCGCGCGGCGCAAGGAGGCGGCGTTGCGCGCGGTCGTCACACACCAGGAGAGCGACGCGATCGCGCTGCGCGAGCTGGGCGCGCGCTACGAGCTGCTGCGCCGCGACGCCGACACCGCGCACGCGCTGCACCGCTCGCTCCTCATGCAGCAGCTCGAGACCGGCGTGCACTCGGAGCTCGCGGCGTCGAACGTGCGCATCGTCGAGCGCCCCGAGGTGCCGATGGCGCCGAGCAGCCCGAACGTGCCGCTGGCGCTCGCCCTCGGGCTCGCCGGCGGCGTCGTCGTCGCGGTGGGCGCCGCGTTTGCGTGCGAGTACTTCGACTCGAGCCTGAAGAGCGGAGCCGAGGTCTCCGAGGCGCTGGCGCTGGCGCCGCTGGCGACGATCCCGAACTTCGCGGCCGCGCGCCGCTCGGCGTCGGCCGCGGGGCTGTCGGCACGTGCCGGCGGCGGCCTGCTGCCGGCGCCGGACGGGCCCGGGCCGGAGCTCGTCGTCGTGCACGAGCCGGCGTCGGTCGTCGCCGAGGCGTTCCGTGCGCTGCGCACCGCGGTGCTCTTCTCGGCCGCGGCCGAGACGCCGCGCGTGCTCCTCGTGACCAGCGCCGGCGCCGGCGAGGGCAAGACGGTGTCGAGCCTGAACCTCGCCACCACGCTGGCGGACGCCGGCGCGCGCGTCTGCGTCGTCGACGTCGATCTGCGGCGCCCGGCGTGCCATCGCGCGCTGCGCCTCACCAACGAGCGCGGCCTCTCGACCGTGCTCTCGGGCCAGGCGGGGCTCGAGGACGTGCTGCGCACGCTCCCGTCGCCGCGGCTCGACGTCCTCACCGCGGGGCCGACGCCGCCGAACCCGGCGGAGATGGTCGGCAGCGCGCGCATGCGCGCGCTCCTCCAGACGCTGCGCGAGCGCTACGACTTCGTCGTTCTCGACTCGCCGCCGACGCTGCCGGTCACCGACTCGGTGATCCTCGCCCGCGACGCCGACGGCGTCGTGCTGGTCGTGAAGGGGCACGACACGCCGCGCGAGCTGGCGCGCCGCGCGCGCGATCTCCTCGCCGCGTCGGGCGCGCACCTCCTCGGCGCCGTCGTCAACAACGTCGACCTCGGCTGGGGCGAGCTCGGCTACTACCAGCGCTACTACGGCTACCACCGCGTCGAAGAGGTGGCGGCATGA
- a CDS encoding O-antigen ligase family protein, producing the protein MTTVPVPPAVLHALAPATADLVAAVLPGWPEGGPWSRWRPLALDPWAVRDEMARLAIGLGTFAVLVGWPWRDGGAGRREAARRLLVALLAGGVAMALLGLAAHVLGNGHVLWLSDELAQEGRASGPFVNPNHFATWLEAVIPLGLALLAVTTLRAAEGVRRAARTARALGVRPRQAWAQALIAQQQRLLVPLAVLAGLVIALAAHAASGSRGGTAALFAGLGVTAAGLLAGAVHGPRWLRRALPLVAACGLVVASVGTLALWDASLADGGAEATAAADPGLASRLEVMAAGAALVRDHWRVGTGLGTWLHAFRPYQAPPVDGGIWDRAHDDYLELAAETGVVGLVLVLGFVVALALAARRTAPPEAAADGFHAPGFEASDWRRALEATGPLRWGLLGGVVALAVHATVDFGLRLPGNLARSPRPSRSAGADRAAARRTGRRRQRRRCRAFRRRGGDAAAARRRHGGDPRRLRAARSACRHGRRRSALGGGRRRGRSAGARRGGARRRARRPRGARAARERARRRSGRRGGLAARARPRSLVDRAARPAGARAVDARRRRRGRGRARGVRTPRAGAGVARLSRRGRGRRRRCRRRARLARARRGRRSRGAPAVAAPLAVRSRPAAARDATCPARSFAVVDDLATVLEARGTPGEPRRCCTRRRNVARRWRAAAGAGRARLPRGRRRRRGRRRRCSLPSCARPSAASSYRQLAVDVTPRVATSRPRPRCWRRPSVMPPT; encoded by the coding sequence GTGACCACGGTGCCGGTGCCGCCGGCGGTGCTGCACGCGCTGGCGCCGGCGACCGCCGATCTCGTCGCGGCGGTGCTGCCCGGGTGGCCCGAGGGCGGGCCGTGGAGCCGATGGCGCCCGCTCGCCCTCGACCCGTGGGCGGTGCGCGACGAGATGGCGCGCCTCGCGATCGGGCTCGGCACGTTCGCGGTGCTCGTCGGCTGGCCGTGGCGCGACGGCGGCGCGGGTCGTCGCGAGGCCGCGCGCAGGCTCCTCGTCGCGTTGCTCGCCGGCGGCGTGGCGATGGCGCTCCTCGGCCTCGCGGCGCACGTCCTCGGCAACGGCCACGTGCTGTGGCTCAGCGACGAGCTCGCGCAGGAAGGCCGTGCCTCGGGCCCGTTCGTCAACCCGAACCACTTCGCGACCTGGCTCGAAGCGGTGATTCCGCTCGGGCTCGCCCTCCTCGCGGTGACGACGCTGCGGGCCGCCGAGGGCGTACGCCGCGCGGCGCGCACCGCGCGGGCGCTCGGCGTGCGGCCGCGCCAGGCGTGGGCGCAGGCGCTCATCGCCCAGCAGCAGCGCCTGCTCGTGCCGCTGGCGGTGCTCGCCGGCCTCGTGATCGCGCTCGCCGCCCATGCGGCGAGCGGCTCGCGCGGCGGCACGGCAGCGCTCTTCGCGGGGCTCGGCGTCACGGCGGCCGGGTTGCTGGCCGGCGCGGTGCACGGGCCCCGCTGGCTGCGGCGCGCGCTGCCGCTCGTCGCCGCGTGCGGCCTCGTCGTCGCGAGCGTCGGCACGCTCGCGCTGTGGGACGCGAGCCTCGCCGACGGCGGCGCCGAGGCGACGGCGGCCGCCGATCCCGGGCTCGCGAGCCGGCTCGAGGTGATGGCCGCAGGGGCGGCGCTGGTGCGCGACCACTGGCGCGTCGGCACCGGGCTCGGCACCTGGCTGCACGCGTTCCGGCCGTACCAGGCGCCGCCGGTCGACGGCGGCATCTGGGACCGCGCGCACGACGACTACCTCGAGCTTGCCGCCGAGACCGGCGTCGTCGGCCTCGTCCTCGTGCTCGGGTTCGTCGTCGCGCTGGCGCTCGCCGCGCGCCGGACCGCGCCGCCCGAGGCCGCCGCCGACGGCTTCCACGCGCCCGGGTTCGAAGCCTCGGACTGGCGGCGCGCCCTCGAGGCGACCGGTCCGCTGCGCTGGGGCCTCCTCGGCGGCGTGGTCGCGCTCGCCGTGCACGCGACCGTCGACTTCGGGCTGCGGCTGCCCGGCAACCTCGCGCGCTCGCCGCGGCCGTCGCGGTCTGCTGGTGCTGACCGCGCGGCCGCGCGCCGGACGGGCCGGCGGCGGCAGCGGCGGCGCTGCCGCGCCTTTCGTCGCCGTGGCGGCGACGCTGCTGCCGCGCGCCGTCGACACGGCGGGGACCCTCGCAGGCTTCGCGCCGCGCGATCCGCGTGCCGCCATGGCCGCCGCCGATCTGCGCTGGGCGGAGGACGACGACGCGGCCGGAGCGCTGGCGCTCGTCGAGGGGGCGCTCGACGCCGCGCCCGCCGACCGCGAGGTGCACGAGCTGCACGCGAGCGTGCTCGACGACGGTCCGGCCGGCGAGGCGGCCTTGCGGCGCGCGCTCGTCCTCGATCCCTGGTCGATCGAGCTGCGCGACCGGCTGGCGCTCGCGCTGTGGACGCGCGGCGACGCCGCCGCGGCCGCGGCCGAGCTCGAGGAGTCCGTACGCCGCGCGCCGGCGCTGGTGTCGCACGGCTATCTCGCCGAGGACGTGGCCGACGACGGCGGTGCCGGCGCCGCGCGCGTCTTGCGCGTGCTCGCCGAGGGCGACGGTCTCGCGGTGCGCCTGCGGTTGCCGCGCCGCTGGCCGTCAGATCGCGGCCTGCCGCCGCGCGCGACGCGACCTGCCCGGCGCGGAGCTTCGCCGTGGTCGACGACCTCGCCACCGTGCTCGAAGCGCGCGGCACGCCAGGCGAGCCGCGGCGGTGCTGTACGCGGCGGCGAAACGTGGCTCGCCGCTGGCGGGCCGCGGCTGGCGCGGGCCGCGCGCGGCTACCTCGCGGCCGGCGACGTCGCCGGGGCCGGAGGCGGCGCTGCTCGCTGCCGTCGTGCGCACGCCCGAGCGCGGCGAGCTCCTATCGCCAGCTCGCGGTCGACGTTACGCCGCGCGTGGCGACTTCGCGACCGCGGCCCAGGTGCTGGAGGCGGCCGAGCGTCATGCCGCCGACCTGA
- a CDS encoding glycosyltransferase family 4 protein: MRVLHLVKTAQGAAWARRQMAVLVQMGIDVVVALPGGTRTPGAVPYRRAGVTVVDADLDWTLEAPWNLPHALATCRALVADVRPDLVHSHFVSTTLTARLALGRRHPLPRLFQVAGPLHLEHLPTRRLDLATAGPRDAWIATCDWTRERYARSGVPASRLFRANYGIDLAPFGAAAGAGAFRRASGVGATTPLVGLVAWMYRPRRWLGQRTGIKGHEDFLAACRRVTRMRPGTVAVVVGAARPGAADYEARLRALAAGCDAIRFVGARDDVAAVYRDLDVAVHPSLSENHGGAVESLASCCPTVATCVGGLPEIVRHGDTGWLVPPRAPDQLASAIQQALADPVEAQRRARVGQTLVRARFDVTRTAAEVAAVYAQVLGEAPSAAAAAAAVG, translated from the coding sequence GTGAGGGTGCTGCATCTCGTGAAGACCGCGCAGGGCGCGGCCTGGGCGCGCCGGCAGATGGCGGTGCTGGTGCAGATGGGGATCGACGTCGTGGTGGCGCTGCCGGGCGGCACGCGCACGCCCGGCGCGGTGCCGTATCGGCGTGCGGGCGTCACGGTGGTCGACGCCGATCTCGACTGGACGCTCGAGGCGCCGTGGAACCTGCCGCACGCGCTCGCCACCTGCCGCGCGCTGGTCGCCGACGTGCGACCCGACCTCGTCCACAGCCACTTCGTCAGCACGACGCTCACCGCCCGCCTCGCGCTCGGCCGCCGCCATCCGCTGCCGCGTCTCTTCCAGGTGGCGGGCCCGCTCCATCTCGAGCACCTGCCGACGCGGCGGCTCGACCTCGCCACCGCCGGCCCGCGCGACGCCTGGATCGCGACCTGCGACTGGACGCGCGAGCGCTACGCACGGAGCGGCGTGCCCGCGTCGCGGCTCTTCCGGGCCAACTACGGCATCGACCTCGCACCCTTCGGCGCCGCCGCCGGGGCGGGCGCGTTCCGCCGAGCGAGCGGCGTGGGCGCGACCACGCCGCTCGTCGGCCTGGTCGCGTGGATGTACCGCCCGCGGCGCTGGCTCGGGCAGCGGACGGGGATCAAGGGGCACGAGGACTTCCTCGCCGCCTGCCGCCGGGTGACGCGCATGCGGCCGGGCACGGTCGCCGTCGTGGTCGGCGCCGCGCGACCGGGCGCGGCGGACTACGAGGCACGGCTGCGTGCGCTGGCGGCGGGCTGCGACGCGATCCGCTTCGTCGGCGCGCGCGACGACGTCGCGGCGGTGTATCGCGACCTCGACGTCGCCGTGCACCCGTCGCTGTCGGAGAACCACGGCGGCGCCGTCGAGTCGCTGGCGAGCTGCTGCCCGACGGTCGCGACGTGCGTCGGCGGGCTGCCGGAGATCGTTCGCCACGGCGACACCGGCTGGCTCGTGCCGCCGCGGGCGCCCGACCAGCTCGCCAGCGCCATCCAGCAGGCGCTGGCGGATCCCGTCGAGGCGCAGCGCCGGGCGCGGGTCGGGCAGACGCTGGTGCGCGCCCGCTTCGACGTGACGCGGACCGCGGCCGAGGTCGCGGCCGTGTACGCGCAGGTGCTCGGCGAGGCGCCGTCGGCGGCCGCGGCGGCGGCGGCGGTGGGCTGA